From the Variovorax paradoxus genome, the window AACGAGGGGCGGATCTACTTCTACCGGAACTCGATCATGGGCGCGGCGCTGCAGCCCGAGGTCACAGTCAACGGACAGGTCGTCGGCAAGTCGCGGCCGAACAGCTTCTTCTACATCGACCGCCCGGCGGGCACCTACCGGGCCAGTGCCCGCACCGAGGCCGAAGCCACCATCGACGTGGTGCTGCGGCCGAAGCAGACGGCCTATGTGCTGATGAGCATGAACTTCGGCATTGCCGTCGGACGTCCCGGCTTCGAACGCGTCTCCGAGGCGGAAGGCCGCCAGGAACTGCAATCGCTGGCCTACGACGACAGCCTGCCCGCGGCCAGGACCGCGAAGGCCGCTGTGCCGGACGCCAGACCCACAGCACCGGCAGCGCCTTCGCCGGTCGTCCCGGCGGCCATAGCGACCGCAGTCGTCGCCCAGCCTGCCGTGGCGGCGCGGCCGATCGAGGCGATCCCGGCACCGGCTGCCGCTGCTGCCGCCGCGCCGACGCCGCCGCCTTTGACCGCACCCCGCGTCGCAGCCACCGCGCCTTCCGAGACTGCACCGTTCGCCCGGACACCGCTGAACGATCTGCGACTGCTCCTGCCGGCCAACCGCTGAACCCACCCGCCATGACATTCAAGTTTTCCCCGGCGCGCGCAGCGCTCGCCTCGTTCGCCGTCGCCCTGCCCGTGCTCACCGCTTCTGCCCAGGAAGCTCGGCAAGGCGCCGATCTCGCACCCGATGCGCTGTTCGCGCGCGTGTCGCCCAGCGTGTGGGTGGTGCAGGCGAGCGACGCGCAAGGCAGGGTGCTGGCCACCGGCAGTGCCGTCGCCACCGGGCCCGGCACCGCGGTCACGAGCTGCCAGCTGCTCGCCAAGGCCAGCACGGTGGCGCTGAAGCGCGACAACGTCAGCTATGGCGCAACGCTGGCGTTGCCGGACCCCGAACGCGATCTCTGCCAGCTGCGCATTGCCAACTTCAATGCGCCCGCCATCGCCGTCGCGCCGGCGAGCGCCCTGCAGGTCGGCATGCCGCTGTATGCCATCGGTTCGCCCCGGGGCCGGGAACTGACATTGGGCACCGGCATGCTGGCGGGCCTGCGCCGCGGCAACGCCGGAGAGCTTGAAGCGCTGCAGCTCGCCGCCGCGCCCGAGGCGGGACTCGGCGGCGCCGGCCTGTTCGACGCGCAGGGGCGGCTCGCCGGGCTCGTCAGCGCGGCGCCCGCGGGCTCGAACGCGGCCAGGCTCGCCGTGCCTGCGTCATGGATCGCGGAACTGCCGGCGCGCGGCCGGCTGGCGGCCGAGGCGGCGAAGAACCTTCCGGTGTCCACGGCATCGGCATCCGCTTCGCCTGCCATGTCGGAAACGGCGCGTCCGAGCGTCATCGAATACCAGTTGCACGACCGTCTCAGCAACACCTACCGCAAGGTGATCTATCGCGCCGATGCGGCGACGGACGATCGCCTCAGCTTCAACAGCGGCGGCTGGGTCGAGAAGCCCGGCGGCGAGGTGGTCAGCGTGACGTCGGCGATCGCAGGCGAGTTCGATTCGGCCATGCCGCCGGGCGGATGGGCCAAGGAGAACCTGAAGGAAGCCGCGGCCTGGAGGGCCCGCTACTCGACCACGCTCGGAGGTGTCCGCGTCAACATGGACCTGAATGCGACGGTGATGGAAGACACCACGCTCACGCTCGGCGGCAGGGAATTCAAGGTCGTGCGGATCGAATACAGGGGCTACACCCAGCGCTTCGCCAACGCAGGCGCGGTGGGCGGCAATCAGTACGGCAAGTACGCCGCCAACGCGTGGTTCTCACAGGAACTGGGTCGCGTGGTCCGATTCGAGGTCGACACACGCGGCGGCGCGAGCGGCGGTGCGTTCCAGGTCAGGGAAACCCTCGAGCTGGTCAGCATCCGCTAGCGCCCGCGCACGCGAAATCCGATATGGGGCCGCCGTGTGCGGCGGCCCCGGCACCCGTCAGTTGCGATTCGGGTTGTTCGGCCGGCGGTCGTAGCGGTTCGGCACGCCGTCGCCGTCGCGGTCCCATCGGCCCGCGCTGTACTGCCAGCGGCCGCCTTCCTGGCGCCATTCCGGTGCACGGTAGGCATAGCCCGGACGCGCACGGACCCAGGTACCGCCGATCCACACATGGCGGCCACCGCGCCATTCATAGTGCCCCGGCGCCCAGGCATAGCCGCGGCGCGGCGGGGGCACGCGCTCGAAGCGCGGCGGAGGCGGTGCCACCTGCACGGTGACCACGGGTTGTGCCTGCGCCGCAGTGGGAACAGTCAATGCACCCACCGACAGGAGCGAAGCCGCGCCGATGGAAAAAGCCAATGCGATCGTTTTCATGAAGGACTCCTCATGAGTTGTTGGAGGAAGCTTCATGCTGCCCAGCCCATGTGAACCGCCTGTAAGCGGTACGCGAAATCTTGTGTAGAGCTGTGACGCGCTTTTCAGGGGCCCGCCAGCCCCGGTTTGCGGCTTTTGCGAGCGCTCACTCTTCCAGTTCGCGAAGGTCGATGGCCGCGGCCATGGCCGCATGGCCGGCCTTGTTCGGGTGCAGGTGATCGCCCGAATCGAACAACGGATTCAGCGCCTGCGGGTCGGCAGGGTCGCGCAGTGCGGCGTCGAAATCGATCACGCCGTCGATGTCCTGGCGGCTTCGGATCCAGCGGTTGACGGCCTCGCGCAGCGCCTCGTTCGCACCATTCCAGTAAGGCGTGTTCTTGAACGGCGGCACGGTGCCCAGCAGCAGCTTCACGCCCTTGGCGCGGGCCTGCTTGACGAGCTGCTGCAGCCCTTCGGTGATGCGCTCGGCCGTGGGCCAGTCGCGGCTCGCCAGTTCGGCGCCCGGCACGCGCGCGAACACGGTGCGGCCGATGTCGTTGGTGCCGAGCAGCACGATCGCGTGGGTCACGCCGCTCTGCCGCAAGGCATCGAGCTCGAAACGCGAAAGGCCGCTGGGCCCGACGCCATCGCTCAGCAGGCGATTGCCGCCGATGCCGGCATTGAGCACCGCCACGTCCTGCCCGGCCGGCCGCGTGTCGCGAAGGCGCGTGGCCAGCATGTCGGGGTACGCGCCGAAGGAGCCCTCCGACGTGCCCGCGGTGATGGAGTCGCCGAAGGCCACCACGGTGCGCACCGGCTTCGTGGTCAGCACGTCGAGCCCGGTCACGATCTGGTTGAGCACCAGCGGCGTGGGGTTCTTCAGCTTGGGCGCGCCCACCGCATTGCCGGCGGCCACCCAGGCGGTGCCCGGCTCCGGCATGGACACGGTCGAGAACGGCGTGGCGCGATCGAAGAACGCGCTCACCACCACCGTCTGTCCCGCCTGCACGGGAAGCTCCACGCCGTCGCTCCACGCATCGGCGCCTGGCGCGATGGTCAGGCTGGTGCGGCCTCCGAAATGCAGGACACGCAACGTGGCGGGCGAGAACGCATCGCCACCCGTGCCACGCGCGGCAGTCGCGGCCGCGATGCGCAACGGCGTCTTGCCGAAGCGGTTCGAAAAGCGGATGCGGATGCGCTCGCCGTCCAGCGAGAGTTCGATCTGCTGGCGCAGCGTCTGGCCGCGCAGGTCATTGCCCGCCGGCGACGAAAAGGTGGGGCCACCGGGACCCGCAGCCATCTCGCGGAAGTCGAGCGGCGCCACGGCCCAGCTCGCAACCCAATGCGCCTCGGCGGGTTGACGGGGAAGGTCGCCATCTCGTGTAACGGCATGCACACCCAGGGCAAGCAATGCCAGGCAACAGGCAGTCACCCAATGCGCCATCGTCACATCGCGCAAGCGTGCCGCCCAAATGGAAACCAGTTTCATCCGCGCAAAGCCAGCCAGTGTACGGAGGCATGGAGTCCTTGCGTGTGACGAGGTCTAGGAGATCGGTTACCAAGTGTCTACATACGCGGTGGCAGGCTCCTTCGCCTTGCCGGCCGAGGCCAATCCACGCACCAGCCAGGTGCGCGTTTCGGCAGGGTCGATCACCGCATCGATCTCCAGCGTCTGCGCCATGTGGATCGCCTCGCCGTTGGCGTACTGCTGGGCCACGAGCTTTTTGAACAGCGCGTCGCGTTCGGCGCCCTCCTCGGCCGCTTCCAGTTCCTTGCGGAATCCCAACCGGACGGCACCTTCCAGGCCCATGGCGCCGAACTCTCCGGTGGGCCATGCCACCGTGAACACGGGCGCATCGAAGCCGCCTGCCGTCATTGCCTGCGCACCCAGCCCGTAGCCCTTGCGCAGCACCACGGCGAAGAACGGCACGCGCAGGTGCGAGGCCACCATGAACATCCGGCACACGTGGCGCACCTGCGCCTGCGCCTCGATGTCGGGGCCGACCATGAAGCCCGGCGTGTCGCACAGCGAAACGATCGGCAGGCCGTGCGCATTGCACAGCTGCATGAAGCGCGCGGACTTGTCGGCCGCTTCGACATCGATGGCGCCACCGAGGTGATGCGGGTTGTTCGCCATCAGCCCGACGGGCTTGCCCTCGATGCGCGCAAGCGCGGTGACGATGCCCGCGCCGAAACCCGCGCGCAGCTCGAGCAGCGAGCCGGTGTCGGCCACGCCGCGCATGGCGGCGCGCACGTCGTACACGCGCAGGCGGTTCTCGGGCACCACATGCCGCAGCGTGCGCGGGTCGGCACATTCCCAGTCGGCGGTCGCGCCCTGGAAGTACGAGAGGTACTGCTTCGCCGCAGCCACCGCGGCCGCTTCGTCATCCACCAGGATGTCGATCACGCCGTTGCGCGACTGCACGCTGCTCGGGCCGATCTGCTCGGGCGCGAAGGTGCCGAGGCCGCCGCCTTCGATCATGGCCGGCCCGCTCATGCCGATGTTGCTGCCCTTCGTCGCGATGATCACGTCGGCGCAACCCAGCAGCGCCGCGTTGCCCGCGAAGCATCGGCCGTGCACGATGCCCACCACCGGCACCTTGCCCGAGAGCGCCGCGAACTGGCTGAAGGTGTGGTTGTTCAGCCCCGCCACGATCGGCATGTCGGTGTCGCCCGGCCGGCCGCCGCCGCCTTCGGCGAACAGCACCACCGGCAGCCCGAGCTGGTGCGCCACCGCCAGCAGGCGGTCGGTCTTGTGGTGGTTGCGCATGCCCTGCGTGCCGGCCAGCACGGTGTAGTCGTAGGCCAGCACGGCGCAGCGCGACACTTCGGGGCCGAACTGCTTCGCGTTGATGCTGCCCAGGCCGGTGACCATGCCGTCGGCGGGCGTGTTGGCGATCAGGTCCTCGAGCGTGCGGCGGCGCGTCTGCGCGGCGATGGCGAGCGCGCCGTATTCGATGAAGTTGCCGGGGTCGGCCGCCGTGTCGCACAGGTCGGCGATGTTCTCGCGCGCGGTACGTCCGCGCTGCGCGTGGCGCTTGTCGACGGCGGCCTTCCGGTTGGCGTCCAGCGTGTAGGCATGGCGCTCGATGACCTTGCGCAGGTCGGGGCGGATCGCGTCCAGGTCCTGCTCGGCGCGCGCCTCGGCCTCGACGGCCTGCGCATCGACCGCCTCGAGCTGCAGCAGCGACTGCCCTTCGACGAGGTAGTCGCCCGGCGCCGCGAGCAGCGCCACCACGCGGCCTGCCACGGGTGCATGCAGCAGGTGCTCCATCTTCATGGCCTCGAGCACACCGAGCTGCGCGCCGACCGGCAGCACGTCGCCCACCTCGACCTCGAACTGCACGAGCCGCGCGGGCATCGGTGCCTTGACGGTGAGCTCGTCCGATCCGTCGTCGGCAGCGGGCTGCTGCGCATCCGGTGCGGGTGCGGCCTTTCTTGCATGGCCCGGCAGCGCCGACGCGGCCGCGAGCAGGTCGCCCAGGTGCGCTTCCACGAAGCGCGTGTGCACCGCCTGCGTCGCGAATTCGGGCCGCGCCGCGATGGCGCGCAGCAGCGGCAGGTTGGTGGCGATGCCGTCGATGTGGCATTCGTCCAGCGCGCGCAGCGAACGGCGCAACGCGTCCGCAAAACGCGACGACGGTGAATGCACGATGAGCTTCGCCAGCAGCGTGTCGTAGTGCGGCGAAGGCGCGAGGCCCGCATAGCCGTGCGTGTCGACACGCACGCCGGGACCGGCCGGCAGGTCGAAGCGCGCCAGCGTCCCGCCCGAGGGCCGCGCATGGCCCTGCGCGTCGAGCGTCTCGGCGTTGATGCGCCACTGCAGCGCAAAGCCGCGCTGCGGCGCCGTGCGATCGGCCTCCACGCCGAGCTCGGCCAGCTGCTGGCCGGCGGCCACAGCAATCTGCAGCTGCACCAGGTCCAGCCCCGTCACCGCCTCGGTCACCGTGTGCTCGACCTGCAGGCGCGGATTGGCCTCGATGAACACGAAGGGCAGGGTCGCCGACGCGGCATCGACCAGGAACTCGAAGGTGCCGAGGCCGCGGTAGCCCACGGCCTTCGCCATGCGCAGCGCGGCCTGCGTGAGCAGCGCGCGCAGCCCGTCGGGCAGCGACGGACTCGGCGCGATTTCCACCAGTTTCTGGAAGCGCCGCTGCAGCGTGCACTCACGTTCGCCCAGGCTGGCCACGGCGCGGCCGTCGCCGAGCACCTGCACCTCGATATGCCGCGCATTGCGCATCAGCCGCTCCACGTACACGCCGTCGATGCCGAAGGCCGCCCTGGCCTCCGACATGCAGCGCGCGTGCGCCTCGGGCAGCTCGCCGGCGTTCAGCACTGCGCGCATGCCGCGCCCGCCGCCGCCGCCGATCGCCTTGACCATCACGCCCGCACCTTGCGCATGCTGCTCGTCGAAGAAGGCCTGGGCCTGGGCGAGCGTCACCGCGCCCGCGCTGCCCGGCATCACCGGCACGTCGCATTGCGTGGCCAGCGCGCGGGCGCGCGCCTTGTCGCCGAACAGGCCGAGCTGCTCGGGCGTGGGCCCGATGAAGACGAGGCCCGCATCCGCGCAGGCCTGCGCGAAATCGGCGCGCTCGCTGAGGAAGCCGTAGCCGGGATGCACCGCATCGCACCCCTGCGACCTGGCCACCGCGATGAGCTCGGCGACATCGAGGTAGGCGGACGGCCCGGTCGCATCGAGCGCGACGGCGGCATCGGCCAGCTGCACATGCAGCGCCGCCGCGTCGTCGCGCGCATGCACGGCCACGCTGGCAATGCCGAGGTCGCGCAGCGCGCGCACCAGGCGCACCGCGATCTCGCCGCGGTTGGCAATCAGAACTTTGGAAAACACGTGGGAGAACCTTTCAGGCCTTGTCCTTGAGGAGGCGGCGCAGCACCTTGCCGGCGCCGGTGGTGGGCAGTGCGTCGATGAAGCTCACGGCGCGCGGCGCCTTGTAGCTCGCCATGTTGTCGCGCGCCCAGGCGATGAGCGCATCGGCCTCGAGCGCGGCGCCGGGCTTGCGCACGATGAAGGCCTTCACCACCTCGCCCTTCTCGGGGTCGGGCTGCGCGATGGCCGCGGCCTGCGCCACTGCCGGGTGCTTGATGAGGATGGTCTCGACCTCTTCCGGGAACACGCTGTAGCCCGAGACCTTGATCATCTCCTTGAAGCGGCCGATGAAGGTGAGGTAGCCGTCGGCGTCGAGCTTGCCCATGTCGCCGGTATGCACCCAGCCGTTGCGCAGCGTGGCAGCCGTGGCCTCGGGCTTGTTCCAGTAGCCCTTGAACGAGCCCTTGCTGGTCAGCACGATCTCGCCGACCTCGCCCACGGGCATGTCGGCCTGGGTGTCGGTGTCGATGATGCGGATCGTCACGCCCGGCACCGCGATGCCCTGCGTGCCCCAGCGCGGCGCGTGGTGCGGCGTGTAGGTGTCGCAGGTGTGCGTCTCGCTCAGGCCGTAGGCGGCCTCGAACGAGGTGCAGCCGGTCGCGTGCGAGCGCCACTGCCGCGCCAGCGGCTCGGTGAAGGCAATGCCGAAGCTGGTCACCGGGTTCATCCGCAGGCTCGACAGGTCGAAGTCCGCGATGTCGTCCACCTGCATGCAGGCCACGTTCATCGGCGCGATGCTGTACCACCAGCTCACCCGGCAGGCCGCGATGGCCTGCAGCACGGCACGCGGATCGAAGCGGTGCAGCAGCACCGAAACGGCGCCGCTGAGCACCGGCACGTTGACGCCCATCAGCATGCCCGCGATGTGGTACAGCGGCGCGATGGACAGCAGCACGTCGTCCGGCCCCACGCCATTGCAGTCGGCCGCGGCGCGCGTCTTGTAGAGCGCGTTGCCGTAGCTCAGCATCGCGCCCTTGGGCAGACCCGTGGTGCCCGATGTGTAGGTCATGAGCGCGACGTCGTCCATGTCGATGGCCACGGGCTGCGGCCTGGCGCCGGCCTTCATCACGGCGAGGAAGTCCTCGCAGCCTTCGGGCACGCTGCGCACCGCGTTGCGCTCCGCGGCGAGTTCGGCCGGCAGGTCGATCGACGTGGGGGCCGGCAGCAGGTCGGCGTAGTGCACCACGAACACGTGCTCGAGCGAACTGCCGGGCTGCACCTTGTTCACCACCGGCAGCAGCGACGCGGCCGCGACGATCGCGCGCGCCTTCAGGTCGTTGACCTGGTAGGCCAGCTCGTGCTCCTTGTTGAGCGGTCCGCTCGGGCAGACGATGGCGCCGATCTTCTGGATGCCGAAATGCGCCACGAGGTACTGCGGGCAGTTGTTCATGAAGAGCACCACGGGCTCGCCCTTCTGCACGCCGAGCGCCTGCAGCCGCGCCCCGAAGGCGTCGCTCGCGCTGTCGAGCTCGGCCCAGCTCATCGCGTGGCCGTACCAGATGCAGGCGGGGCTCGCGCCGCGCTCGCGGGCATGCGTGCGCAGGTACTCGTGCAGGGGCTGCTCGATGCGGTCGGGCAGCTCGCGCAGGTTCTGCGCTGCGGTGTGGCTTGTCTCCATGGCGTCACTTCCTCAGGGTTATCGATAGCCGCCCACGCAGGGCGGGCGCTTGCCAATGCCGCATGGTGCACGAACAATCCTACCCATGGGTATAACTTCCGCGACACGGCAAAAACCCTCTGGAGACCAGAGCGAGACGACGGCACGGCCGCACCTTCCCCAGGGCACCGGGCGGCAGCGCGCGGCCACGCAGGGAACCGACCTCCAGCGCGAGCGCATCCTGCAGGCGGCCGCGCAGCTCTTCGCGGCGCAGGGCTACGCCAACACCACCATGGCGCAGATCGTGCGCGCGCTGGGCGTCACCAAGCCCTTCGTGTACTACTACTTCCGCGACAAGCAGGAGATCTTCGAGACGTTGTCGTGGCGCCCCGCGGTCGACTGCTTCACCGCGCTCGACTTTGCGGCCACCGACCCGCGCCGCGCCAGCGAGAAGGTGCTCGAGGGCATCGAGCGGCTCATCCGCGCGACCATCACGCACCACCCGGTGGCCTTCTTCGCGTACCGCGAGCCGCAGGTGTACCGGCCCGAATACATCGCCGCGCAGAAGAAGCTCGCGCACCACTTCTACGACCTGCTGTGTCCGCTGCTCGAGGAGGCGCGCCGCGACGGCGACCTCGACTTCGCGGAAACCAAGATCACCGCCCTCGCCGCCTGCAGCCTCCCCGGCTTTCTCTACAGCTGGTACCGCCCGGGCGGGCGCCTGTCGCCCGACGACGTGGTGGCCGAGCTCACGAAGCTCGCCAGCCGCGTGATCGGGCTGCGCGCCAGAGACTGAACACCAACCTCCGGAGACTCACCATGAAGCTCGAGAAGGCGCCACTGGCGCGGATCGCCCTTGCGTCAATGTTCTGCATCGCAGGTGCCGCGCATGCGCAGCAGACCTACAAGATCGCCTACATCGATCCGCTCTCGGGGCCCTTCGCCAACGTCGGCGAGCTGATGCTGATGCACACGCAGTACGCCATCGAGGACATCAACGCCCGGGGCGGCGTGCTGGGCGGCACGAAGCTGCAACTGCTGCAGTTCGACAGCAAGCTTTCGGCGCAGGAAAGCCAGAGTGCGCTGCAGGCGGCGATCGACCAGGGCGCGAAGGCCATCGTGACCGGCGGCTCGGGCTCGTCGGTGGTGACGGCGCTGGTGCAGTCGGTGGCGCGCTGGAACCAGCGCAACCCGGGCAAGGAGCTGCTGGTGCTGAACCATTCCTCCATCGACCCCGAGATGACGGGCAAGGCCTGCAGCTTCTGGCACTTCCAGACCGAGGCCAACACCGCGATGAAGATGAAGGCGCTGGCCAACTACATCAAGAAGACGCCCGAGGTGAAGAAGGTGTACCTGCTGAACCAGGACTACGCGCACGGCAAGCAATGGGCCAGCTACGGCCGGCAGCTGGTAGGACTGGCGCGGCCGGACATCCAGTTCGTCGGCGAGACGCTGCATCCCATCGGCCGCGTGAAAGACTTCGCGCCCTACATCGCCAACGTCAGGCAGAGCGGCGCCGATTCGGTCATCACCGGCAACTGGGGCCAGGACATGACGCTGCTGCTGAAGGCCGCCGGCGACGCGGGCTACGACCTGCGCTACTTCAACCACAGCGCGGGCTCGGTGCCGGGCACCGTCACCGCCGTGTCGCAGGCGAAGCTGGGCCAGCTGACCTGGGTGGCCGAGTGGCATCCGGGCGAGGCCGGCACGCCGAAGGCGGACGCGCTGGCGAAGGCCTACAAGGCGAAGACCGGCAAGGACTTCCTCGCGCCGCGCATCGACATGACGCCGCGCCTGCTGGCCGCGGCCATCGACAAGGCCGGCAGCGCCGACACCGTCAAGGTCGCACGCGCGCTCGAAGACCTCACCTTCGACTCCGTGGTGGGCCCGGTGCGCATGCGCGGCGAGGACCACCAGCTGCTGCTGCCGCAGGTGGTGAACACCATCGCGCCGGTGGACGGCAAGACGGTGAAGGTGGGCTGGGAAGGCACGAACTACGGCTTCCGCACCGATGCGGTGTACACCGGCAACGAGCTGGCGCAGGGCACCGATTGCAAGATGGTCCGGCCCTGACGCCCTGTTTCGCGCATGCCGACGAGGACTGAAGTCTTGTAAGGGAAACCCCGTCCTGCCTGCCGCCCGTGCCGTCGGGATACTCCGGTTGTTACATCCGAAGCGGGTCCCACCCAAAGGCACGACAACCATGGCAGGCAAAAACTCGCTCTACCCGATCCCGCATCCGGCAAAGAAGCCCTTCGTGGGCAACCTGCTGTCGATCGGGTCCGACTCTCCCGTGCTCGACATGTGGAAGATCGCGCAGGAACTCGGCGGCATCTACTGGCTCGACATGCCGGGCATGCCGGTGATCGTGGTGTCCTCGCCCGCGCTGGTGGACGAGCTCTGCGAGGAGCCGCGCTTCGACAAGAGCACGCGCGGCGCGCTGCGCCGGCTGCGTGCCGCGTCGCACGGCCTGTTCACCTCGGACACGCACGAGGAGACCTGGTCGAAGCCGCACAACATCCTGCTGGCCAACTTCAGCCAGCGCGCGATGCAGGCCTACCACCCCATGATGCTCGACATCGCGGGGCAGCTCGTGACCAAGTGGGAGCGGCTGAACTTCGACGAGGAGGTGGACGTGGTGCGCGACATGACCGCGCTCACGCTCGACACCATCGGCCTGTGCGGCTTCGGCTACCGCTTCAATTCGTTCTACCGCGAGGGCTTCCATCCCTTCGTCGACGCGATGGTGCGCACGCTCGAGACGGTGCAGAACCGGCGCGGCCTGCCGCTCGAGGAGCTGATGCTCAAGAAGGAACTTGCGCAGCAGCGCAAGGACATCCGCTACATGCACAAGATGGTGGAGGACATCATCGAGGAGCGCCGCGCGAGCGGCGCCGACATCGCCACCAAGCCCGACCTGCTGAGCTACATGATCGCGGGCGTGGACAAGAAGAGCGGCGAGAAGCTCACCGACAAGATGATCCGCGACGAGTGCATCGAATTCCTCATCGCGGGCCACGAGACCACCAGCGGGCTGCTGTCGTTCGCCATCTACTTCCTGCTGAAGAACCCCGAAGCGATGGCGAAGGCACAGGCCGAGGTCGACAACGTGTTCGGCCCCGACACCTCGCAGAAGCCGACCTATGCCCAGGTCAACCGCCTGCAGTACGTGATGCAGGTGCTCAAGGAATCGCTGCGCATGTTCCCGACCGCGCCGGCGATATCGATGCGCGCGAAGGAAGACACCAAGATCGGCGGCCAGTACACGATCAAGAAGAACAACATGGTCATCATGCATGCGCTGGCGCTGCATCGCGACAAGGGCATCTGGGGCGAGAACGCCGACCAGTTCGACCCCGACAACTTCACGCGCGAGGCCGAGCGCGAACGGCCGGTCAACGCCTTCAAGCCTTTCGGCAACGGGCAGCGCGCCTGCATCGGCCGGCAGTTCGCGCTGCAGGAGGCGGTGCTCACGCTGGGCATGATCCTGCAGCGCTTCAACCTGGTGGACCACACCGGCTACAAGCTCAAGATCAAGGAAGCGCTGACGATCAAGCCCGAGGGACTGCGCATCAAGGCGCTGCTGCGCGACCCGGCCACGCGCCCGCGCGGCAACATGACCGACGTGGCAGCCGCGCCGGTGCAACCCGCCCAGGCCGCGCAACGCAAGCCCCAGGCGGCGCGCCACGGCACCTCGCTGCTGGTGCTGCAGGGCTCGAACCTCGGCACCGCCGAAGACCTGGCGCGCCAGCTCGCCGAAGCCGGCGAGGCCCGCGGCTTCTCGACCCGGCTGGCCTCGCTCGACGACTACGCCGAGCGGCTGCCGGCCAACGGCGCGGTGGCGATCGTGTGCGCGTCGTAC encodes:
- a CDS encoding branched-chain amino acid ABC transporter substrate-binding protein; this encodes MKLEKAPLARIALASMFCIAGAAHAQQTYKIAYIDPLSGPFANVGELMLMHTQYAIEDINARGGVLGGTKLQLLQFDSKLSAQESQSALQAAIDQGAKAIVTGGSGSSVVTALVQSVARWNQRNPGKELLVLNHSSIDPEMTGKACSFWHFQTEANTAMKMKALANYIKKTPEVKKVYLLNQDYAHGKQWASYGRQLVGLARPDIQFVGETLHPIGRVKDFAPYIANVRQSGADSVITGNWGQDMTLLLKAAGDAGYDLRYFNHSAGSVPGTVTAVSQAKLGQLTWVAEWHPGEAGTPKADALAKAYKAKTGKDFLAPRIDMTPRLLAAAIDKAGSADTVKVARALEDLTFDSVVGPVRMRGEDHQLLLPQVVNTIAPVDGKTVKVGWEGTNYGFRTDAVYTGNELAQGTDCKMVRP
- a CDS encoding bifunctional cytochrome P450/NADPH--P450 reductase — protein: MAGKNSLYPIPHPAKKPFVGNLLSIGSDSPVLDMWKIAQELGGIYWLDMPGMPVIVVSSPALVDELCEEPRFDKSTRGALRRLRAASHGLFTSDTHEETWSKPHNILLANFSQRAMQAYHPMMLDIAGQLVTKWERLNFDEEVDVVRDMTALTLDTIGLCGFGYRFNSFYREGFHPFVDAMVRTLETVQNRRGLPLEELMLKKELAQQRKDIRYMHKMVEDIIEERRASGADIATKPDLLSYMIAGVDKKSGEKLTDKMIRDECIEFLIAGHETTSGLLSFAIYFLLKNPEAMAKAQAEVDNVFGPDTSQKPTYAQVNRLQYVMQVLKESLRMFPTAPAISMRAKEDTKIGGQYTIKKNNMVIMHALALHRDKGIWGENADQFDPDNFTREAERERPVNAFKPFGNGQRACIGRQFALQEAVLTLGMILQRFNLVDHTGYKLKIKEALTIKPEGLRIKALLRDPATRPRGNMTDVAAAPVQPAQAAQRKPQAARHGTSLLVLQGSNLGTAEDLARQLAEAGEARGFSTRLASLDDYAERLPANGAVAIVCASYNGVAPDNAAEFHRWLDKADDSLNGVRFSVFGCGNTDWAATYQAVPRRIDERLEALGATRVHPRGEGDAREDMDGAFQDWSDALWPELVKAFDIKTGADTPVQSEPLYTLEELPPPQKNAIVDALGAVALRVIENRELQSGGNGEAGRSTRHVELMLPEGLDYRAGDHLSVVPRNSPRQVERAMARFGFDRTAHVRLHAGAGRKAALPVEQVIAVDRLLGDYVELQDVATRKQIATLAAYTECPFTKPKLVALSGSDEASQAAYKAEVLHKRKSLLDLLEEHRACQVPFAVFLEMLSPLSPRYYSISSSPTMTPGRCSVTVGVVNGPAKSGLGTFEGVCSNFLARAEAGDTVHGVVRETTAEGFRLPDDAGRPLIMIGPGTGLAPFRGFLQERAAQVEAGNAVGEALLFFGCRHPEQDFIYADELNAWAHRGVMKLHTAFSRAGERKVYVQDLIREQAAHVWKLLEAGAVVYVCGDGSRMEPDVRRTLSDLAREHGQDSAAWMDRMIADQRYVLDVWAGN